The following proteins are co-located in the Dermochelys coriacea isolate rDerCor1 chromosome 4, rDerCor1.pri.v4, whole genome shotgun sequence genome:
- the LOC119854251 gene encoding LOW QUALITY PROTEIN: toll-like receptor 1 (The sequence of the model RefSeq protein was modified relative to this genomic sequence to represent the inferred CDS: inserted 1 base in 1 codon): protein MDSPTNIFLFACIFTFTLWNNIHLSVENEFIEHYSSSFLAWVPKSXSRHRTVLYLSQKNISELHLSDFSSLPELQVLNLSHNLIRERDFNVFKFNEKLECLDLSHNNLWNMCCQTLASLRHLDLSFNKFKTLPICQEFSNILNLEYLGLSATMIQKSDFRGIKHLQLQTVFLTLEDLSHYESMSLTVLNTKNLHIVFPINKNFAFPLLYDGMSTSEKLELSNIKYNSTDFPFPPSEPLKFKTFNLRFNNMDLSWSILLQIFMIVWYTPVEYFAVKNLTFWGSILTNTDFSLLSYLAPFVYSGSSMKALILEDIRTKVFSFSQEILYKGFSDMNTENLTISVVYMPHMLCPSNTSPFQYLDFSYNALTDEVFKNCDTLAHLKMHILQRNQLENISKVSSMTSKMKSLKHLDISRNLLYYDENENHCHWVGTLAKLNI from the exons ATGGACTCCCCAACAAATATCTTCCTTTTTGCTTGTATCTTTACATTCACACTGTGGAATAATATCCACTTATCTGTGGAAAATGAATTTATTGAACACTATTCAAGCAGCTTTCTAGCTTGGGTTCCAAAAA CATCAAGACACAGAACAGTGTTGTATTTATCACAGAAAAATATCTCTGAACTTCATCTCTCAGATTTCAGTTCTCTGCCTGAACTGCAAGTATTAAATCTGTCTCATAATCTAATCAGAGAACGTGACTTCAATGTTTTCAAATTCAATGAGAAATTAGAATGCTTAGATTTATCTCATAATAACTTGTGGAATATGTGCTGTCAGACTCTTGCTAGTCTTAGACATTTAGATCTTTCTTTCAATAAATTTAAAACCTTGCCCATCTGTCAGGAATTTAGCAATATTTTGAACCTGGAATACCTGGGACTGAGTGCCACAATGATACAAAAGTCAGACTTCAGAGGTATTAAACATTTGCAACTGCAAACTGTGTTCCTAACCTTAGAAGACCTTTCTCATTATGAATCCATGAGTCTGACAGTCTTAAACACAAAGAACCTTCACATTGTTTTCCCAATAAACAAAAACTTCGCTTTTCCCCTTTTGTATGATGGAATGAGCACTTCAGAGAAGTTAGAATTGtcaaatattaaatataactCTACAGATTTCCCTTTCCCTCCTTCTGAGCCTTTGAAATTCAAGACATtcaatctgaggttcaacaataTGGATTTGTCCTGGAGTATCCTTTTGCAAATTTTCATGATTGTTTGGTATACACCTGTAGAATATTTTGCTGTGAAAAATTTGACCTTTTGGGGATCTATTCTGACCAATACTGACTTTTCACTCTTAAGCTATCTGGCACCATTTGTCTATTCAGGTAGTTCAATGAAAGCACTTATACTGGAGGATATTCGTACTAAGGTATTTTCTTTCTCTCAAGAGATTCTGTACAAAGGATTTTCAGATATGAACACTGAAAATTTGACAATATCTGTTGTGTATATGCCACACATGCTTTGCCCTTCTAACACTAGCCCGTTTCAATATTTAGATTTTTCATACAATGCCCTGACAGATGAGGTATTTAAGAACTGTGATACTCTGGCTCATTTGAAAATGCATATCTTACAGAGAAATCAATTAGAGAATATTTCCAAGGTGAGCTCCATGACGAGTAAAATGAAATCATTGAAACACTTGGACATAAGTAGGAATTTGCTGTATTATGATGAGAATGAGAACCACTGCCACTGGGTTGGAACGCTAGCTAAACTGAACATCTGA